In Candidatus Micrarchaeota archaeon, one genomic interval encodes:
- the rnhB gene encoding ribonuclease HII, with protein MNGIKAGIDEAGRGCVIGPLVMAAVECDEEILKRLRVKDSKLLTPSRRRELYREIRKYSRKVSVVKMSAEEINEAMKQKINLNDIEAMMAARLLKRIRAKKVIIDCPDPTADLFSKRLLRLDGRILDDRDILLEHKADVNHPVVSAASIIAKEVREREIRKIKKVVGEDFGSGYAHDPVTREFLKKHMKDEKVRPFLRVGWKTLSNIREELAQTKLERFIQ; from the coding sequence ATGAACGGTATCAAAGCAGGCATAGATGAAGCAGGAAGGGGTTGCGTTATAGGTCCGTTGGTAATGGCCGCTGTGGAGTGCGATGAAGAGATACTGAAAAGATTGAGGGTCAAAGACTCGAAACTTCTGACACCTAGTCGTAGGAGGGAACTGTACCGAGAGATAAGGAAATACAGTAGAAAGGTGTCTGTTGTAAAGATGAGTGCCGAGGAGATCAACGAAGCTATGAAACAGAAGATAAATCTTAACGATATAGAAGCGATGATGGCGGCGCGTCTTCTCAAACGCATCAGAGCTAAAAAGGTGATAATAGATTGTCCTGACCCCACCGCTGACCTGTTTTCAAAGAGATTGTTGAGACTTGACGGTAGGATACTGGATGACCGGGACATACTGCTCGAACACAAAGCAGATGTTAATCATCCGGTGGTCTCTGCGGCGTCGATTATAGCGAAAGAAGTCAGGGAGAGGGAGATCAGAAAGATAAAGAAGGTCGTAGGCGAAGATTTTGGGTCAGGTTATGCTCACGACCCGGTAACCCGGGAATTCCTTAAGAAACATATGAAAGATGAGAAGGTCAGACCGTTTCTCAGGGTCGGGTGGAAGACGTTGTCCAACATACGCGAAGAGTTGGCACAGACCAAACTTGAAAGGTTCATACAATAG